The genomic stretch AATTGGAGCTCACTAAACTTTCCGGGCGTGTCCCAATTCCAGTAAAAGAAAGTCCAAACGAAGCTTCGGCCAAAGTTAATATTCTTCTGCAAGCCTACATATCGCGGCTTAGACTCGACGGCTTTGCCCTGGTCGCTGATATGGCCTTCATTCAGCAATCAGCTGCACGTATCATGCGTGCGTTATTTGAAATTGCCCTTCGGAGGAATTGGTCCTCTCTCGCTAAGCTTTGCCTTGACATGTCGAACATGGTGTCGTATCGGATTTGGAGAAGTCAGTCTCCTTTGAGACAATTTAAGAACGTCCCGGAAGTTGTCGCGAGGAAGCTTGAGCGTAAAAGTGATATAGAATGGGCGAGATACAACGATCTGACCTCAGCCGATCTCGGGGAGCTCGTCGGCGTTCCTAAAATGGGCCGTGTTTTGCACAAACTTGTTCAGCAGTTTCCTCGTCTCGAATTGTCGGCTCAGATTCAGCCACTAACGAGATCTATGTTACGCATTGAGGTGACCCTACTGCCATCGTTTAATTTCGATGTGACGATACACGGATATGTGCAGCTTTTTCATGTTATAGTCGAAGACGTCAACGGCGATACAATTCTGCATCATGAGTTATTTTCGCTGAAGAGCAGCAATGCAGATGAGGAGCACGTTCTACTGTTCTCAGTCCCAGTGCTAGAGCCGCTTCCGCCAGCATATTTTATTCGTGTAATGTCGGATAGGTGGCTTCATTCCACAGCTGTGCTTCCTGTTTCCTTCAGCAAGATGATCCTACCTTCAAAGTTTTCTCCTCCAACCGAATTGTTGGATTTACAGCCTCTTTTACCATCAGCTCTTGGAGTTTCTGCTTTGTCGGAGATTTTCGCTTACAAAGAGTTCAACCCAATTCAAACCCAAGTATTTCATGAACTGTTTAAAACCGACAAGAATTGTCTAGTTTGTGCACCCTCTGGTGCGGGAAAGTCGACTTGTGCTGTGTTCGCTGTTTTGCGTATGCTGACAACTAACGCTGAcggtgtgtgtgtgtacatTGCCCCAACTGACGCGATCGCAGACCGAACGTTCACGGAATGGAGGCTTCTTTTTGGTCGCATCCTTCCAAGCAGTTCTATTGTCCGACTGAGTGGGGAAACAGGTCCAGATCTGAAGCTCCTCTCTCAAGGAAAGGTTGTTGTATCGTCGGCAAAGCAGTGGGATATGGTCAGTCGCCGCTGGAAGCAACGAAAAGCAGTGCAGAATGTTGCCCTAATGATCTTCGATGAGCTGCATTTTCTTGGAGGTATCATTGGACCGACGCTGGAAGTTGTAATATCTCGAACTCGTTATATGATCGGGCAGAGCGAAGATGGCAAGACTGTCGCAAACATGCGAATTGTTGGTCTCAGTGCCTCGCTTGCAAACGCTCGAGATGTGGGGGAATGGATGGGCGTGTCTGGAAAGAGTTTGTTTAATTTTTCTTCAAAGGCGAGGCCTATGCCACTCGAAATCTTTTTTCAGTCCTTTGAACAAGCGAATTACTCAGCGAGGCTTATGGCGATGGCCAAGCCTGTTTTCAGTGCCGTCGAGAGGCATATCGGGGAAGGAACGGCAATTGTGTTTACCCCGAGCCGTAGGCAGGCTCAACTTACTGCGATTGATCTTATGACATTTCGAGATGGACAAGGGCTTGGGTCTTACGTTGGCAAGTCTGTAGATACGCTTACTCTCGCAGAAATCGCTTCAACACTGCGAGAGCCTGCCTTGCAACAGGTTGTGACGAACGGGATTGGCTTCCTTCACGCAGGAATGATAGATAGCGATTGGAATACAGTAGTGGATCTCTACAACTCTGGGGCATTGCGGATTCTGGTTTGTCCTACAGACGTATGCTGGAAGATTCGTTGTGTGGGGCGACTGGTCATTATTATGGGCACGGAAGTTTACGACGGTAGGGAGGGTCGACACCTTGACTACCCGGTCATGGACATTCTTCACATGATTGGACGTCATGATCCAAGATCGAGTGGTAAATGCGTTCTTCTATGTCACGCCCCCAAAAAAGACTACCTAAAGAAGCTGATATACGACCCAGTGCCGATCGAAAGCCATCTTGATTCATACCTGCATGATCCACTGAATGCTGAAGTTGTAACTAAGACAGTGTCGTCGATGCAGGATGCAATCGATTACTTGACCTGGTCTTTTCTCTATCGCCGTCTTCCTCAGAACCCGACATATTATGGACTGCGGGGTACTTCAAATGTTTTCCTTAGCGAATACTTGAGTGAGATGAttgaaacagtcattggcgatttGGAAGAGAGCAAATGCTGTAGCATGTCGGAAGAAGGTGATATATCTCCGTTAAACTTGGGAATGATCGCAGCATACTACTATGTTCAGTACCGAACAATCGAGCTCATTGCCTCGTCCGTAACggagaaaacaaaaattcgGGGTATCATGGAAATTTTGTCGGCGGCTTGGGAATTCTCAGAGTTTCCTATTCGTTTCGGCGAAGACAGGACGTTGAAATCTCTCGCACGAACCCTGCCGTATACGCCTCCAGACGGTGCGAATTACGATGCAAACACGAAAGCCTTGATTCTTTTGCAATGTCACTTTAGTCGTAAGGTTATTGGTGCTGACCTGCGATCCGATCAGAAGAGCATGCTAAAGGAGGCCGTCAATCTCGTACAGTCCATAGTAGATGTAATCAGCAGCAACGGATGGCTAAAGCCTGCGCTCGCCGCCATGGAGTTAAGTCAGATGCTCGTGCAAGGACTTTGGAATAAAGATCATGTCTTGAAGCAAGTGCCCCACTTCACGGAAGAAATCATAGGACGTTGCCGAAATCACGACGAACCTGTTGAAACAGTGTTCGATATTTTGACGATAGAAGACGACGTCCGTAATCAGCTTTTACAGCTCCCCGATGACAAGATGGCTGACGTTGCGGTATTTTGCAATACATACCCAAGTATCGAGGTCTCATTCAAAGTACATGATGTCGAAGACGTTGCCGCAGGCAATCCGGTACAAATCGTGGTCGAATTAGAGCGCGAAGTTGACGAAGATGacatggacgaagccgaaatGGAGGCGCTTGGAACAGTTGCGGCACCACTGTTTCCGATTGCAAAGAAGGAAGGATGGTGGGTTGTTGTTGGGGATACATCCACCAACTCATTGCTATCCCTGAAACGTGTCAACTTGCGACACAAGCAAAAATTGTCTCTAGATTTTCTCGCCCCAGATGAACCAGGCGATTACGACTTGACCCTGTTTTGCATGAGCGACAGTTACCTTGGATGTGACCAAGAGTACAGGATTCCCTTGAGTGTTGCGGCTGCAGAGTCTGACGAAAGTGAGGAGGACGAGTGATGAATTTGCTCTGCAGTGCGATTGCAAGACCGGTCGTATTCGCTTGCAATCGATAAAAAGGGATACTTATTCCGCCCTCGTAGTATTTGTACGGCTATAGCTAGAGAAAGGCCAAATCGTTACTGCTTACAATGAGTTAAAAATATAGAGAAGGttttgaaaagaaaactTAATCTGGGTACGGAGAAGGATAGCAGCCGTATGAATATGTTTGTGAGAAATATTTGCTCGTAGTTTGGGACTTTTTGACTTCGTCACGCGTCGTTGGAGTTGATGCGTAAGTCTCCGAAGGCATGGAGTGAGAGTAAGGATTGATTCCTGCAGAGGGATTGTAGAAGTCGTGAACGAAAGCTCGGCCGTTTGGCGAAACCTCTGTTGATACGCAAATGTGAGAAATATGAAAAGCAGTACTTAAATCGCAGGATCAAACGAGCTACTCACCATGATCATACAAGGGGCGGAACGGTTGTTGATAATTGTTCCCAAACGCCCGAAATCCCCCTTGACTCGGTATCTTGAAGTCGCGCTTCGTCATCAATGTTTCTTCTCTATTGCTTGGGCGGAACGGAGTGCGTGCCCCCGATTTCTGCACAGGGAGAGCTGGACGAAACGACTGCCCATAAATGTGCTGGTCTTGTCGGTGGATCGGAGACTGCTCCGAAGAATCTCGCCACGTTTCATTCCTCGACAAGGGTCTGTCTCCTCCCGTAGAACTAGACTGAGTGACAGCTAACGTAGGCGAATGATGACGGCTGCTGGACATCCGCTGATCCGCCTTGTTTATAGCATCATCGACCGATTGAATTCGAAGCGGTTCAAAATTATGATAAGCTTGAGGATCTTCAAAATAGGACGGCACTGGAGTCATCGGAGCAGGAAAGTCACCGATGTTGCTGCAGGTCAAGACTGCATCGTGACTGGTTCTTGTATCGGCATCCATCCGTGCCTGACTCTGGCGCCACCGCTTTACCTCTTCTTTGTACTGTGCCCgttcctcttcttcaacttCTACGTACGGGGCTCGTTCTGTTTTACTTGCATTACGCCACATTTCTCCCAGGAGTCGGGACACGTCCGTGTTGCTGTAAAGAGGAAGGTTGTGAGGTTAATTCCAGCAATCTTGATAGACGGATCCTGCCCTCTCCGGCGGTGACTTGCCTCATATCGGGATTCTCTTCCTTGACCTTAGCCCGACGGGTTTGCGAGTATTTGAGGAAGGCTGACATGGGCCTCTTGGGCGCCAGGGGATGCTTTTTGGCCCGACGTTTGGGAATAGTCCAAACACCCTTGTATTCCGCCTTTTCCCGGACAAACCTGTAAACGCAAATACAAGGAACAATCTCAACAAAATCAGAAAGCGATTTCGACATCTGCTACAGTCAGGTCGCGAATTCCTTACCTCAGCTTGTCGCTTCTAGCTTCTTCGTCCCAATACGCTCGTTCGCGGCCGCTGAGTTTCTTCCAAGCAGTCGCCACGAGCTTCAAAACTACATATGAGTTCTTTGTTAGAAAAGAAGGGATTTTCCGGCCAACGAAGCTTCTTGATTCTGGTATAGACGCAAATTTCCTGTTTGTTACCTACCATCTGCATTTTCCTTCACTTGATGCTGTTCCATAAGggcttcttttttgttgtcgGTGAAACACATAAAGGCGGAGCGGGGTGCCTTTGGGGGTGGTTTAGTGGTAGTGCCATTATCGACTCGATTTTCCATCGTCGGCGATGTGGGGAAGTAGACGGTATTCTGTTTCGAAGCACCAAAGATTGACACCGTTCAGCAAAGAGAGAGAGTGGAGAAGGCAAATCAAAGACTGTGAGGCAAAGAACGATTGCAATAGACAAGTGTTCCTGTCTCGCTAGGAAAGACAGATCCATGCAGGTATACATTGTTTGGCAAAAAGACAGGGACATACCCCTCTCGGTGAATAGGACATGTTTTGGTTTTATGAAAGTGGAGAAAGCCGTCAGGTTGGGTTGGGACGACCATCAGCATCGTACTGGTTCGGCTCCACTTCCAGGACCGCCCTGGATTCAATCTCGAAGCCGATGGTGCGTTGTAAGTTAGAAATGGTTTAAGTGGAACGCTCCAGTCGGAATGAGACTCTATCCACATCAATTTCACGGGAGACGTAAGTTGCGTATCGAAAAAGTGGTGCAAAAGAAGGAACCACTTCTGTTCATATCAGGAAAAACACATGAAGGTTCGCATCAATCACGCTAGCGGGCTTCCCAAACCGAATTTACATATACACAGCTGCGAGCATAATCGTGTGTCGGACAAACACATTAACAACCTCATATTGCTTGACCGATAACTGAAATCTTTGAGATAAGCACAATCGCCTCTTTCAAGCGTTGCATGGTCGGCCCCTCGACCGTGATTTCACCTATCGAATTCAATATTTCGTATTCTCTCTCTGCTTAGTAGCTGGTAGAGTGAATGAAACGTTCCTGGCAGTGAGTGTTGTTTTCCATTCGAATCGGCATTCTGTTGGCATTGGTGTAAAATTTCATTGCTGTCTCGGCAAGAATGAGTCTCTATTTGCACGACAATGTGGACGACAAGCCCCTGGTTCACGTGGAAATCGCCATTGCACAAACCTGCGCCACACCCTTGGCAGTCTTGCGCCAAACCTGGCAAGAGTACCTCTGTCAGCGTACCGATCCACTCCCACTCGGTAACGGTGCTGCTCTTGCCAACAGCCCAGACACACCAGATCTCTTGAGATCCAGTTACGGGGGAAGTTTGCTCGTTGTGTTtgaacaacaacacgacGACTCCGCCATAGCGTCGATAACGAGTCTGGCATTGTCCGTTGATGCTGCCTACTTCCTCCACGTGCACGTGTACGTTTTGAGCACGGAAGAAGCGCACCTGGAAGAAGTGGAGCCCGGAGAAAGCGACGGCGATTGGACAGCGGCGTGTGAAAACCTCGCTCTGCCGCACGCATCCCTGCACGGCGTCTACGAATCCCTCATTTTTGAAACCGACATTGGCCAAGATTTACTTTCTTTCGCTTCTTCGGCCTCGTTATTCGCCGACCAACACGTGCAAAGCCACGTGGTGCACTGGAATCGGCTTTTGCTGCTCCACGGGCCGCCGGGTACGGGTAAGACCAGTTTAGGTCGCTCCCTGGCGCACAAGCTCGCGATACGTACTTCCGCACGATTTCCAAGAGCCAACCTGCTCGAGATCCACTCACATTCGCTCTTTTCCAAATGGTTCTCCACGTCCGGTAAACTTATTCATCGAGTTTTTGAGCTTATTCGAGATATGGTGCAGGATGACCCGTCCTGTTTGGTTTGTGTGTTGATTGACGAGATTGAGAGCCTGGCGGCAAGCCGGTCAGCTTTGACCAGTACTGGGGAACCGTCGGATGCGCTCCGGGCCGTCAATTCTTTGTTGACCAGCTTGGATCGACTACGATCCTTACCCAATGTATTGGTGatcgccaccaccaactTGACCGCCTCCGTGGATGCCGCCTTTTTGGATCGCGCCGATCTCAAAATATACATCGGATTGCCTTGCCTCCAAGCCCGTTACGAAATTTTGCGATCCTGTTTAGACGAACTTGCGCGGGTCGGGATACTAACAATATCGAATCCTTCTTCCGACGCATTGCTTGCCTTCCGAGACATTGCTCGGTCGGACGAGAGCCAACCGAGCACGGTATTGGTGTCGTTGGCGGGGATGGCCGAGGGCTTGAGCGGACGCAGTTTGCGTCGGCTGGCCTTGCAAGCACACGCCCTGTTTGTCCGTCGACCCCAAGCCTCGCTCACGCTCTTTTTGAGCGCATTGCAGCGAACCATCGAACGAGAAATTGGCAGCCTTCCGTCTCCGCTGGTGTAGTGACTGGCGCACGGGGAGCTCACCAGGACGAATGGACGGCGGGTGTGGCAAGATAGATGGGGTTGAAGGAAAGGTTGGTATACTCCTAGCTGGAATCGTATGGCAAGCCTTCTACACTACTGCCAATCATATGATGGGTGCGTATTTTGCAATTAGTTGCGGTGTACATTGGTAAAATAACATTACTATAAAAGTCCATCTACAATCCTTGTCGGGATCGAAAACCTGTGATTTCCTCCGCCACTTGATTGAGTTCAACGCACAGGCTGGTAATATTTCGATCCCAGCGTTGGGTCGGTGGTTCGGGTGTTTGAAACTCCAGTAATCCTTCTACTTGGTCCAAGCAGGCTTTCAAGGATCCGTCCGTGATCATTTTGGCGGCCAAGGCTTCGGCTTTGGGTACCGGTAAATCCAAAATGTGCGCGAGCTTGTCCATGTAAATAGTGCGGTAAAGTTTCGAAACGGCCATCATGTTGTGCTCGACAACACCCCGCTCCATAATGGTGAGACCGTCCCCCATGATGGCCTTTTGGTGTTCCGCCAAGGATGCTTCAAAGGTTTCGAGTTGGGCGCGGGGGAGAATCTGGTGGCGGCACATTTTTTGCAGAATCGTCCGGTGCGTGGCAAAGGCATCTATTTGATCCAGTTGCGGTAAACGGGGGTCTTCCACAATATGCGCGAGCACGCGCTGTCGTTGCGGACCGTTGGGAGCGAGAATGGCGCAGGTAACGGCCCGGCCGAGGAGCTGGAGTaagtcgtcggcgtcgaTCAAATCCCCCCCGGATTGACTCAATTCGTGATACCGTTGGGCAGCAGCTAGGAATTTTCGGTTGGCGTCTAGTACTCGGACGTACGTACTTTTGTAGCGCAGGAGAAGTGCTGTGTGTGCCGCCTTGTCCGGGATGGCCTCGGCCACCGTGCCGGCCTTGGTGACGGCAGCGTCCGCCTCCACCACGTGGTCTTC from Phaeodactylum tricornutum CCAP 1055/1 chromosome 12, whole genome shotgun sequence encodes the following:
- a CDS encoding predicted protein, with the protein product LPHASLHGVYESLIFETDIGQDLLSFASSASLFADQHVQSHVVHWNRLLLLHGPPGTGKTSLGRSLAHKLAIRTSARFPRANLLEIHSHSLFSKWFSTSGKLIHRVFELIRDMVQDDPSCLVCVLIDEIESLAASRSALTSTGEPSDALRAVNSLLTSLDRLRSLPNVLVIATTNLTASVDAAFLDRADLKIYIGLPCLQARYEILRSCLDELARVGILTISNPSSDALLAFRDIARSDESQPSTVLVSLAGMAEGLSGRSLRRLALQAHALFVRRPQASLTLFLSALQRTIEREIGSLPSPLV
- a CDS encoding predicted protein, which produces MAEREELQKRYAYHAMSNKVEQADRSSRRVRGSEGTGEVETLRGRRDIGRMGDRVEEGQPPPPPTKKAKHVPSGPPSRRVAHGNETILDLGNLTGYQPTTEQAKAAYESILTIIGSKALLGNQGPQVLRDAAEEVLATLKDPNLRDPERHETISVLLTGKSPRLSGGLSTEHFTALLQYGKQLDDYNKDQQLKDDDKVDDEMGVAVVFDESEDEANKHDDSEIDQNVVEGPEAEEDSEAFRDVDEEIIVQGADDVGAKKQSRAGDRILSVHEIDAHFLQRHLAKHVDDADESAKLAAQVMGIIDFRTNSDMRECENRLLVLLGFDLFDTIKLILRNRVRVWACISMKRAQSDEERKAIEEALANEPTGEGKCVWEELHSKGRAENWTRDRMKGLADAFKSEATGDLTKAIDSVGVKQEDDETAMQVEVKEEANELDLDILAFPEGSHTMTNKKCDLPDTSWRAMKKGYEEVHVPAVRSVIPKDERLIRIDELPSWTHAAFKGMEKLNRVQSKLCDVALRSSENLLLCAPTGAGKTNVACLTMMNILGQYRRDRQVDDDPDAKDSFDLSSFKIVYVAPMKALVQEVVKNFSERLEDYGVTVRELSGDSSLSRQQISETQLLVTTPEKWDVVTRQGEGRAFTQLVKLVIVDEIHLLHDERGPVLESIVARIIRQVETTSEPVRLVGLSATLPNYTDVATFLRVDHNKGLFFFDHSYRPVPLQMQYIGLTERNAFRRFQLQNEICYEKAIEQRRNGNQMLIFVHSRAETGKTAKALRDLALERDESTNFVREKGATQEILREESSAVKNADLKDVLPYGFAIHHAGMAREDRELVEDLFADRHIAVLVCTATLAWGVNLPAHAVIIKGTQIYDPSKGRWAELSPLDVLQMLGRAGRPQYDSEGEGIILTQHSELQYYLSLTNLQLPVESQLIKTLPDHLNAEIVLGTIQTISEAVDWLGYTFLFVRMLQNPNLYGISETSFLDDRTLKKRRLDLAHSAASILEKSHLVRYDRKSGALQATPLGRISSQFYISHSSMAVYSRHMRSNMSDIELLRLFSLSGEFHHITVREEEKLELTKLSGRVPIPVKESPNEASAKVNILLQAYISRLRLDGFALVADMAFIQQSAARIMRALFEIALRRNWSSLAKLCLDMSNMVSYRIWRSQSPLRQFKNVPEVVARKLERKSDIEWARYNDLTSADLGELVGVPKMGRVLHKLVQQFPRLELSAQIQPLTRSMLRIEVTLLPSFNFDVTIHGYVQLFHVIVEDVNGDTILHHELFSLKSSNADEEHVLLFSVPVLEPLPPAYFIRVMSDRWLHSTAVLPVSFSKMILPSKFSPPTELLDLQPLLPSALGVSALSEIFAYKEFNPIQTQVFHELFKTDKNCLVCAPSGAGKSTCAVFAVLRMLTTNADGVCVYIAPTDAIADRTFTEWRLLFGRILPSSSIVRLSGETGPDLKLLSQGKVVVSSAKQWDMVSRRWKQRKAVQNVALMIFDELHFLGGIIGPTLEVVISRTRYMIGQSEDGKTVANMRIVGLSASLANARDVGEWMGVSGKSLFNFSSKARPMPLEIFFQSFEQANYSARLMAMAKPVFSAVERHIGEGTAIVFTPSRRQAQLTAIDLMTFRDGQGLGSYVGKSVDTLTLAEIASTLREPALQQVVTNGIGFLHAGMIDSDWNTVVDLYNSGALRILVCPTDVCWKIRCVGRLVIIMGTEVYDGREGRHLDYPVMDILHMIGRHDPRSSGKCVLLCHAPKKDYLKKLIYDPVPIESHLDSYLHDPLNAEVVTKTVSSMQDAIDYLTWSFLYRRLPQNPTYYGLRGTSNVFLSEYLSEMIETVIGDLEESKCCSMSEEGDISPLNLGMIAAYYYVQYRTIELIASSVTEKTKIRGIMEILSAAWEFSEFPIRFGEDRTLKSLARTLPYTPPDGANYDANTKALILLQCHFSRKVIGADLRSDQKSMLKEAVNLVQSIVDVISSNGWLKPALAAMELSQMLVQGLWNKDHVLKQVPHFTEEIIGRCRNHDEPVETVFDILTIEDDVRNQLLQLPDDKMADVAVFCNTYPSIEVSFKVHDVEDVAAGNPVQIVVELEREVDEDDMDEAEMEALGTVAAPLFPIAKKEGWWVVVGDTSTNSLLSLKRVNLRHKQKLSLDFLAPDEPGDYDLTLFCMSDSYLGCDQEYRIPLSVAAAESDESEEDE
- the CSN4 gene encoding COP9 SigNalosome subunit 4 (homolog to animal subunit): MEALVRTIDTAIVNCDFVTLASVFSDRGTTDSWHAVGQGEQRSVAAHFVQAVVANEAFLVQALSNSTNSISVEDFMIAALNHLPATVDRAADNTLRQRLFDAKINRDDVDYVGAAQILAGMRMDDDPQSIYYLTASARTDVYVKIAECFLAEDHVVEADAAVTKAGTVAEAIPDKAAHTALLLRYKSTYVRVLDANRKFLAAAQRYHELSQSGGDLIDADDLLQLLGRAVTCAILAPNGPQRQRVLAHIVEDPRLPQLDQIDAFATHRTILQKMCRHQILPRAQLETFEASLAEHQKAIMGDGLTIMERGVVEHNMMAVSKLYRTIYMDKLAHILDLPVPKAEALAAKMITDGSLKACLDQVEGLLEFQTPEPPTQRWDRNITSLCVELNQVAEEITGFRSRQGL
- a CDS encoding predicted protein produces the protein MENRVDNGTTTKPPPKAPRSAFMCFTDNKKEALMEQHQVKENADVLKLVATAWKKLSGRERAYWDEEARSDKLRFVREKAEYKGVWTIPKRRAKKHPLAPKRPMSAFLKYSQTRRAKVKEENPDMRQVTAGEGRIRLSRLLELTSQPSSLQQHGQRAPYVEVEEEERAQYKEEVKRWRQSQARMDADTRTSHDAVLTCSNIGDFPAPMTPVPSYFEDPQAYHNFEPLRIQSVDDAINKADQRMSSSRHHSPTLAVTQSSSTGGDRPLSRNETWRDSSEQSPIHRQDQHIYGQSFRPALPVQKSGARTPFRPSNREETLMTKRDFKIPSQGGFRAFGNNYQQPFRPLYDHGE